The nucleotide window AGGCCAGGGTGAGGGCCATCATGACGGCCGCTCCCAAGCCCTGCGCCGCGCGGGCTGCGATCAGCATCCACAGGGCCGGCGCGACGCCGCACAGCACCGACGCCCCCGTGAACAGGGCGATGCCGGCCAGCAGCAGCCGGCGGCGTCCCATCGTGTCGCCAAGCCGCCCGACGCTGACGATCAGCGTGGTGATGGCGAGCAGGTAGGCGAGGACGATCCACTGGACCTCCTGGAACGAGGCCGAGAACGCCTGCGCCAGCGTCGGCAGGGCGACGTTGGCGATGCTGGTGCCCAGTGAAGACAGCAGCATCGACAGCGAGAGGCTCGCGAGCGCCCAGCGGATTGAGGCGTTCGCCTTTGCGTATTCGCCGGGCGCGGTCGCCGGCTTCGGCATCGTCAGGAGCATCGTTCTTCCCTCCGGCAGGCGGTGGTTTCAACACGCCGGGGAAGCTCAGGCAAACGCCGGCATTGCGGAAGACGCACGGATTGCACTTTATTCGTGCGTCTGACGCCATGTCACGATGCGACCGCGAGGGTGATGCGTGGGACCCGATCTCAACCTGCTCGTCACGCTGGACGTGCTGCTCGCGGAGGGCAGCGTCGCGCGCGCGGCCCGGCGGCTGGGGCTCAGCCCGTCGGCGATGAGCCGGGCGCTGGCGCGGCTGCGCGAGACGACGGGCGATCCGCTGCTGGTGCGGGCCGGGCGCGGCCTCGTGCCCACGCCGCGCGCGCTCGAGCTGCGCGGGCGGGTGAGCCAGCTCGTCCAGGAGGCGGAAGCCGTTCTGCGCCCCGCCGAGAAGCTCGACCTGTCGAAGCTGGCGCGGACGTTCACGCTGCGGACGAGCGAGGGGTTCGTGGAGAACTTCGGGCCTCAGCTCATCGCCCGCGTCGGCAGGGAGGCGCCGGGGGTGCGGCTGCGGTTCGTGCAGAAGGCAGACAAGGACGGCGCGCCCCTTCGCGACGGAGCCATCGACCTGGAGACGGGCGTGGTGGAGGACTCGACCGCTCCGGAGCTGCGTGCGCGGGCCCTGTTCAGAGACCGCTTCATCGGCGTGGTGCGGGCAGGGCATCCGCTCAGCCGCGGCGAGGTCACGACCGCCTGCTTCACCTCCGGCAAGCACGTCTGCGTGTCGCGGAGAGGCCACAGCCAGGCGCAGGTCGATGAACCGCTCGCGGCGCTGGGGCTGGAGCGGGAGATCGGCACCACGGTGGGCGGCTTCTCGACCGCGCTGGCGCTGGCCCGCGCGTCCGACCTGATCGCGAGCGTCCCCGAGCGGCACACGGGCACGTTGCGCGAGGGTGTGCACAGCTTTCCCCTTCC belongs to Longimicrobium sp. and includes:
- a CDS encoding MFS transporter, encoding MLLTMPKPATAPGEYAKANASIRWALASLSLSMLLSSLGTSIANVALPTLAQAFSASFQEVQWIVLAYLLAITTLIVSVGRLGDTMGRRRLLLAGIALFTGASVLCGVAPALWMLIAARAAQGLGAAVMMALTLAFVGETVPKARTGSAMGLLGTMSAVGTALGPSLGGALIAGLGWRAIFLVNLPLGVVTFLLAHRHLPVDRGGSKTDRPGFDGVGTLLLALTL
- a CDS encoding LysR family transcriptional regulator, whose protein sequence is MGPDLNLLVTLDVLLAEGSVARAARRLGLSPSAMSRALARLRETTGDPLLVRAGRGLVPTPRALELRGRVSQLVQEAEAVLRPAEKLDLSKLARTFTLRTSEGFVENFGPQLIARVGREAPGVRLRFVQKADKDGAPLRDGAIDLETGVVEDSTAPELRARALFRDRFIGVVRAGHPLSRGEVTTACFTSGKHVCVSRRGHSQAQVDEPLAALGLEREIGTTVGGFSTALALARASDLIASVPERHTGTLREGVHSFPLPFSTPEIIVSLLWHPRMGGDPAHRWLRGCVREVCAEQPDPPKGV